A stretch of Aedes aegypti strain LVP_AGWG chromosome 2, AaegL5.0 Primary Assembly, whole genome shotgun sequence DNA encodes these proteins:
- the LOC5568931 gene encoding zinc finger protein 2 homolog, whose product MSLAKNVICPFEKQQVACKICEGTDGAMESIFCEQDDHRLLNKIFKSTNVKVKPVCGILSPICEFCRARIDQFDDNFQPRCKEYVVEKVISTAPAYDPFNCLDPSQIEQGVEEEYKIESPEEKVEPFVQEVQIPLKLDNEKDVEAAVPKHLDVMVEILEDSRLSNEDDCALSELDRESNHAIEEDEQDVDYALDVEPMKKRGRGRPKVRFSSMGMKKPTKCEICGKLVAYMKDHMQIHAEEKKFKCPHCDRSFSQSNNLTYHIRKHTGEKPFACDKCDKSFICKSHLLSHARYHENDQPYQCEICSKRFNQACNLTKHLRVHSGEKPYSCKLCGKAFMNLSNMKVHEKRHQGDQNFTCEICSKSFYDNYHLVRHMMVHSKKKRFKCVRCPKQFNTIDDLKSHATHHKDPEEFISCELCSKPFNTIHKLNLHMRSHMTVSVDSLKCNICHKQFKRRDHLESHRKREHDDQIQQAKLPREVIIDPETANKQLEGPFHKPYQCEVCFKMFSQSYNLKVHLKTHIPDDKLHGCDKCPRMFRRRDHLEAHQRRDECIVAATAETNGDELEEKPEIELGETMIDLAPVKVQDTHQIVLGFEVRHV is encoded by the exons ATGAGCTTAGCGAAGAATGTAATATG CCCGTTCGAGAAACAGCAAGTGGCATGTAAAATATGCGAGGGAACCGATGGCGCAATGGAATCGATTTTCTGCGAGCAGGACGATCATCGACTGCTGAACAAGATCTTCAAATCTACCAATGTGAAG GTGAAACCTGTCTGCGGAATCCTATCGCCGATTTGTGAATTTTGTCGTGCGCGGATAGACCAGTTTGACGATAATTTCCAGCCTCGCTGTAAGGAATATGTCGTGGAGAAGGTAATTTCCACAGCTCCGGCTTATGATCCGTTCAACTGCTTGGATCCTAGTCAAATAGAGCAAGGCGTTGAGGAAGAATATAAAATAGAATCACCGGAGGAGAAGGTTGAGCCTTTTGTTCAAGAAGTTCAAATACCTTTGAAGTTAGATAATGAGAAGGATGTAGAGGCCGCAGTACCAAAGCATTTAGATGTGATGGTCGAGATATTAGAAGACTCAAGATTGAGTAACGAAGATGATTGTGCACTATCAGAATTGGATCGCGAAAGTAATCATGCAATTGAAGAAGATGAACAAGATGTCGACTATGCACTTGATGTCGAACCAATGAAAAAAAGAGGTAGAGGTCGTCCAAAAGTGAGATTTTCCTCGATGGGAATGAAAAAGCCCACAAAGTGTGAAATATGTGGGAAACTGGTAGCCTACATGAAGGATCACATGCAGATACACGCCGAGGAGAAGAAGTTCAAGTGCCCTCATTGCGATCGCTCATTCTCACAAAGCAATAATCTTACCTACCATATAAGGAAGCATACTGGTGAGAAACCGTTTGCTTGCGATAAATGTGATAAATCTTTCATTTGTAAATCTCATCTGCTTTCACATGCG CGATATCACGAGAACGATCAACCATATCAGTGTGAAATCTGTTCAAAGCGTTTCAACCAGGCTTGCAATTTGACCAAGCACTTACGCGTCCATAGCGGTGAGAAACCTTACAGCTGTAAACTGTGCGGAAAAGCATTTATGAATCTGTCCAACATGAAGGTGCACGAAAAACGACACCAAGGCGATCAGAACTTCACATGCGAAATATGTTCGAAGAGTTTCTACGACAATTACCACCTCGTAAGGCACATGATGGTCCATTCGAAGAAGAAACGTTTCAAATGCGTTCGCTGCCCAAAGCAGTTCAATACGATTGATGATCTCAAATCGCATGCAACCCACCACAAGGATCCGGAAGAGTTCATAAGTTGCGAGCTTTGCAGTAAGCCCTTTAACACGATCCACAAGCTTAATCTGCACATGCGGTCCCATATGACAGTAAGCGTAGATTCCCTCAAATGTAATATTTGTCACAAGCAGTTCAAACGGCGTGATCATTTGGAATCGCATCGCAAGCGGGAACACGACGACCAGATACAGCAAGCTAAGCTTCCCCGAGAAGTCATCATTGATCCGGAAACGGCTAACAAACAACTGGAAGGACCCTTCCACAAGCCTTACCAGTGCGAAGTGTGCTTCAAGATGTTCAGCCAATCGTACAATTTGAAAGTGCACCTTAAAACGCACATTCCGGACGATAAGCTGCACGGATGCGACAAGTGTCCGCGGATGTTCCGCAGAAGGGATCATTTGGAAGCGCATCAGCGCCGAGATGAATGCATCGTAGCGGCAACGGCGGAAACTAACGGCGATGAGTTGGAGGAAAAGCCCGAGATAGAACTGGGGGAAACTATGATTGATCTGGCGCCGGTTAAGGTCCAGGATACGCATCAGATAGTATTGGGCTTTGAAGTTCGTCATGTGTAG